gacactttcACTTGTCCACAAAATACATCACAACATTAGGGAAACTTTCCCTAATGTTGTGATGTATTTTGTGGACAAGTGCATGCATACTCTGATGTACTCAGCAGAGTCAACGACAGCTTACAAGGACGTAAAAAGGCAATCTACTACCCAGAGATCAACGGTTCGTTCCACCACACGGTCAAAGATGACTTCAACCCAGACACAAGGTAAGCGACGAAAAAACACTGAACCAGAGATTTTGTTCTGTGACTATTGTTTTGGTGACAGTGAAGGATGACATTACATCTAGAGGATATAACATGACCTTGAACAGACACGAACTCAAACGATCTCTACAAAAAGTGTTTTCACTAGGTTGGCAAATTCGCATCCCCATGTGACCGTACAAAAATTCGATCggataataaaaacaataaaccgTTTTAATTCAAAGGTCCTTTTTAGCTTGTgcgttttgttttccattccaGACCGCTTGATGTTCTCAAGGGAATTTTCCTTTCAGTTTTTCATAACTTATGCTTACATttgcatcacgtggtctgaaatagcaaaacaaaacgcACAAGCTAAGAAGTCCACTTTCATGTGCTCGTGAAACAACGAGTTACAATTGAAAAACATATTAATAGAAAAGCTGTTTAgattaagaaataaaaaaactatttagaTTAAGCGACCTTGAAGCATATAAGTATGAGTTCCTCTCTCTTTTGAACCCTTTGTGAGGCACAATTCCATTATTTTGCATGGCATGCTTGATACTTTCCATGCGTATATATCTAGTGCAAAATTATCGCTATATTTTCTGTTAGGGGGTTGTAATTGTTTTGCAGGCTACCAATGTTTTGAAATGTACTTAGGGATTCGTACAATGCGTTTGCCAAATCACTGCAATGGCTTGAACACAGATACACTTACTAGAGAGTGTCCTGGAAATCGACAGCTAACAGAGAAACTTTCACCCTACTTCGGATACATGAATGGACACTACAAGcaagaaaaatctgaaaattAAAGGACAACTAGCTCTTTGCATATTAATATCTGCCAAGCCTAAGCCTGGTCCCGATCGACCACCAACTTCAATTGACAATAGTACATTAGCGCTTTTCTCAGTTCGTTCTTTGCTATGAACACATTAACACACAGGACACGCTTTCCATTAGTATTTGTTGTAATTCAAACTGATAGATCCACAATGCCTAAAAGAAGAGAGCCGAGAAATGGAAACAAGAGCTCAACACCTATGCGTAACTTTAAGTAAAACCACCATTCACGTGACAACACAAATTTTGGTTGATCGGATCATAAACATGAGAACTAGATTTACGCAATTATAACTCAAAATGTAGAGAATTCCAAATGCAGACTTTTTACACTcgtgaaatatatatatttgtttgttAACTCCTGAAGTTGAGCTATTCTGAAGAACTTTCTCTTGATAAGCTTACCAATCTAGCTGCGGCATGTAGATACCCTCAAGTACATGTTTTAACACTGTAACTAGGgtatagagtgttttcatgtgacgtcaaggcggccatgttggtgtccctaaacaaaggaatggcggccatgttggtgtcctctgggaattgaaccctaTTCTTACGTTAACGTTTTCTTTTACTTTGGtttaaaaacatgctcattgattacgtgagtgaaaacactctgtACGTACAACCTTGGATCATCTTGAGAATTCTTATTGCAGCAGCCAACAATAAAAACACTGGCCACATAGAAGACAGCTTATTTTGCTGTGACTGCCTCCAAATTTCTCTTTGGTATAGCACACATGACTGTGTTAACGAATAGATCTAACACTTTTAGTTAACACCTTCTTTGTAAGTTGTAAAGCACATATGAACATCTCCCAATAGATGCATAAATAATGAGATTATTATTGATATTCAGCCTTTATTGGGACAGTCACGAAAAGCGGGGTTTTTTTAATACCATGCTACTTTTCCTCTCCTAATAACCCATGATGTTAATATCACGTGGAGCTTCGAAAGTGAATTGCACtaactttcaaatttttttgaTATGCTTCTTTCTTCGTCAGAAGAAAGCCTAAGTAATTTAATTGGGAGAAAGTTTTGGGTGGCATGTGCGCAACATTGGTATTCGTACTAGCATGATTTGCAGTCGTTTAGCCCAAATACCACGAGCGATGTTGTAAAAATTTTCTGTATAAAATAAATTCACGAGGCGACTGGGGGGTAATTGGGGACATTTTTGAATACTCTCATGACTGATTTTCGTATGTCAAACAACATGGTGCCGGtcatgttgttattttttttataatgacTATTTGTGAAATTTAAAAAGATACTTCTTACTCACGAGCAAGCAATCACAATGGATTTGacgaaacaaatgaaaattgaaTTCATTTCCCTGAGGAATATTTCTGTCCACCAAAATAGCCCCCATTTCCTTATTTATGGCAGCCTTAATATAGTATTCATACATTTAAATTTACTCAATGTTGTATCAACTTCTACTTTAAAAAGTTCACTTTCTAACAATATGACCACCGCGACGTCATATGCAGATAAAACTATCTATGCTCACAAACTGAACAGAACGAAAACCGCGCTCATCAAGTCAGATAACTGAAATTTCTGAGGCCGTGGTATAATTAAGGCCGCattaaaaagtaaagaaaatacTTCATTTCCACAAAGCCTAATGGAGTGAGCCTGGTAAAACTAAGGAACAAAGAAagtatttcatttttcttttttcttataaACAACAAGGTGTGTCAGATACCTCACATAACAAGGCCCCAAGCGGGACTGTCCTCACCCAGACCTCATCCGTGGAGTCCCGCACAAAGCCGACAGCGAAAACCACACCACAGGATCCGGAACAAGGTATAAACTGACAACAAAGACAGAGAGTACAAGATGAATTGTTTTTGCATCACTTTTGTTGTAGTATTGGTGAATacaacaacttttatttcctGTTTCATATTTCTTGCATGTTCgattttttatttcatggtGGGTTATATTAGATGGCTCACACCCCGAGGACTCAAGCGGAACTGCTGTTACTAGGACAACAGCCAGTGAGTCCACCGCACAACGAACCACTATGACTGCAACACAAGGACAAGGTAAGGAAGGATGAAGAGAGACAGTACTACATTAACTGTCATAAGAACGCCTTTGTAATATTGGTCAATATGTACatgaattattattttctgCTTCATATTCCAATTTCTCTTAGACCTACTTCTTGGCCTCTTTGTCTATATACCATTCATTTTTAATTGGAAGAAAAGGACTTAGGCATCCGCACAAAACACGTTATTGCTTTCAAAAACTAAACAAGCTAGGGAGCAAAATCATACTCATACATAACAAGAACACAGCCAGGCCTCCCACCCAGAATTGACCATTTACTTTCTCTACTCAACGGGAAAGTTAGCGAATTCTAGACGAGGCAGCAAGAAAAGCGAGGAATAACGAACGTTTCAAAATGTAATTTCTTAGATTTTTTACATCAGTGTACAGATGAAGAGTAACATGGCGGCGTAAAGATGCATCTCTCATCTGCAAGCGGACGTCATGAATTAATTGTCAGATTCAGCTATCCGCAGTGAAATGCCAAACCATGACTTTGTAATTCAGTCGATCGATTTCCATCTATTTTAATGTTTCCTTGTTTGGACGTACCTTTCAATCTTTCAGCTTTAGTTTCCCCGGTGCTAGTTCAAAAAGCATACCGAGCGTGTGGCCAAAATGTTTTTCCCAGTGTAACCTGCTGTATATTTTTGTGTACACAGGACCGAACCCCACGAGAAAAACAGAAGCCGCGGAAATTGCAACCATTGCTACGGGTATGACAACCATAATAGAAAGTAATATGGGTTTGAACCAACATCACACGCAGTACATTCATTCTTCAGCAGTAAATTCATTCTTCAATAGATCAGATTCTGCAACTATTTGCAGAAATGCTGAACAGTTTTTTTGGACACTAAGTTATCATTGCTGTATGAGACGAAATGTTATTGGTATCAAAAGTATCACAATGGAACGAAGATTAAGCAGTTACAGTTTAAAAGCTTATCTTTTGACAGTACCGCGGTACTAACTACCGTCGTGTTTTCACTTCCTCGAATTCAATTCGCTATCGTATTACGTCATCCCAACATTTAGTTAAAAAACATTTAGATAAAGTCACGGTAGGTATTTAAGGCTATACATGTAGCTTGACATAACATAAGGGAGTAAAAAGATGAATTACGGAAACCGTCGAAAACATTATCTTTGTTTCCTTAGCAACGACATACCTTGAAAGACCCGATGAGAGCTCGCGCTTGATTACCATTATCATATCCGTGTTGGCTTTTGCCATACTCGGCATCGGCATTGCTCTTTGGTTCTTCTTAGTTTACCAGCCTCGAAAAAATGGTATGTTTTTTTCCATCGTACACCGTAGCTAGGGTTGTTCAACAATGTTCACAATAGGTGAAAGTGTATAGGCATTGAGATACCTTGAAAAAACGATTATCTTTGGGCGTTATTGAGCCACAATCTAACATACTTCAGACACATCAAAGGTTTAAATAAACTTCTTCAAATCACCGGCGAGATTAGATCAATATTTTATCTTCGTCTTACTTCGTATATTTTACTAATTCATGGCCTCATTAAAACACCAGCTTTCATTTATTTAGTTTCGGTAAAAGGAGACTTCATCATATActgatgctgtttttttttccgggtATAGGttcaaaatcaaaaattcaGAGAGATCACCGACAAAACAACAGCACCCAATTAAGACGTGAAGGTGAATTATGGCCAGCCGAGGAGGGAATGGATGACTACGAATCGTTGCCTGAAGTTCAAAAACAAGACACGTGCGTCAATATTGAAGAAGAAGACAGAGGATCATTCTTGAATTTGCCACAGTCATCAACAAAAAGACGTGAAGATGTATTCATCAAAAAACAGTTCAGTGTAGATGGTTCAAATGCTCCGTTGAACATTTCCgcaacaacaaaaacgtcaaagaaaaacaacactTTAAAGGATTTCGCAAAGAAGGACACCCCAGAAAAACACCATGTTTATGCAGTTGTTCACATTCATCCCAAAGAAGACAAAGCTGCATTCCATTTAGACCCTGTGATGCAAAACCTGGATGAATGCACATCGCAGCTCACAGTCGATGAAGAGAAATGTAAAGCAAGTGTGGGTTTATCTTCTCCTGAACTCGAAAAAGAGTTAACTAGAAACAAAGAAACCATAGTCAAGCAGAATGCGTCAGGACAAGATCAGTGCAATGACTGCGTTTATGCTATTGttgacaagacaaaaaaaaaacgacaaccTCCAAAGGTGAACAAAGTTGACTAGTTGAGTAGCTCAATGCTTTCAAGGCTAGGTCTGACACGATAACATTTTCAATAGGTTAGAACGGCGGTGGCTTTCATCCCTTGAACGTATCAATTGACCAGTTAATGTTGAGTTATTCTTTCGCTAGAGAGAGCGGGCGTTTAACTGTTTCAGACGTCAGTTCGCCGCGTTCAAATTTTTCTCCGTGGGTGTGATTTTAGTCATTCATATCAGAGCAATCATACTGCATTCATGGATGTCAGTCCGATTCAGTATTGAGAAGAGAAGGGTTGGTGACTTCTCTCCTCCAACAACTTGGCACTCCATCTTTCGTTATTAAAACACTCTCCGCTCTTAAGGCGTCATCTTCACCGCTAGaagtatttcattgttttgcaTAACGTGTTAGCTTAAATGTTAATGCCGCTTAATTGTCTTTCCTTATCAGAAGCCTGCTCCATACCATGACCTTTTATACGCGGACCTGAGCCACTCTCCGAAAAAGAGTGATAACAGAAGAATCCAACAAGAAAGCATTGCGACTGTATACACTGATATCAACCACATCACGAGCGGTGCTATGACGGACTCACGATTACAGCAAGAAAATGAGGTTTAACTGACTTAATGACAAGCCGTCGTCTTGAGGTCAGTGAGTATTCTACTTTTAACTAAAAAAAGGAATGATGACGCCTAGCTTTATAAATTGCTGGTGACAGTCAATAATGGTAAAACTTCTTGTATAAACGCTTACGAAATACAAGGTGAGTTATCGCTTGAAAACTCTAATGTCTTTAAAATGTCTTTAGAGGTGAATATAATGTGCCCCTGGAGTACAAAAATGCAACCTTTCTAGCTGTCATTATGACGTTGAAATTAAAATCGAGCGAAAAGCCTCATGGTTTTTAAATGTAAAGTAATGGTAGATGATTATTAAGCTGTAGGTTAAGCAGTTGAAGGAAGAGGAACAAAAAAGTTATAACTGGAAGTAAAACCTTTGGtctctgttttcctttttgataCGATAAATGAGGGTTTCATCGTTTCACTTTTCTAATGGTTTATAACACCGGAAGATACCTATTTTCCTGTTTGAATCCTTTATTTCAATAGTTCGTCTTGCGTCAGCGTACTGAAAATGTATGAAACTCACATACTTGAGGAACGATGATGTTTTCAATGTTTCCATCGCACTAAAATAATCGTAATGAGGCCTATGAAATGATGGCTCAATTCATAGAAGGAGCTGTACAGTGCATGCGTTTGGTCAGGTAGGGaaggttgggggggggggttgttCAAGCCAGACTTCCTTTCCACTGTAGAAGTCGCCAGGAAAGCTACGATGATATAAACATTGACGGATGTCGCTGTTAAATGAAAGATCTGAGTAAGTAATTAAGCAAgtatattaaaaattaaaacaccCATCTTGTAATTAATCAGCATGATCCGACAgttgttgaaattttgcaaataaAATGGGATATAAATTGTAACAAAGGTATGTTTGTATTTCTTTCTTACCTCCCCAAGACTCTAAAGTCTATTGAAAACATGGATGTCTGTACGGTATTTGAGTTCTATTTTATATTCGATTTGTCGCAATTATTTCCAGACGAACTTTCCAAATATGGATCACTTCTGTTTTAAGTTTGACGTGTTTCCAGACTTCCGCTCAGTCACGCCTTCCCAAGGCGACATTGACATGAACGCAGGTTATTTGATAAGCAATGAGTTAATCAACGTATGGCAAAGTCAGCTCCTTCTATGTTGTTCACGGCACCGGTACCAGTGCCGCACTTTTGCAGTGACCTGAGTAAAGGATTTCACACGGGGCACATTGCAGGGCCTGACATGGTACTCGTCTTCTTACTGCCAATGAGCCCATCAAAGATCTTTCGGTTTTAATAAGTGTTGAAAGATTGCATGTACCAGTCTTGACTCGTGTTTCTTTCTTCCTAAAATGTCTAAGAGGAATCCAAATTAAATAACTATAAATTGTCGTTGAAAAATGTCACATTGCAAACGATATTCTAATAAATTATCGCATTCTTTCTCAAGTTTGGGATACGTTCAATTACATTTCGCAAGTATTATAGATACTTCAACAGCTTCGTTTCCGTTTCATTACATTTACCACGCGTTTCATCCGCAAAGGTGCAACACATTCGTTTCAGCGAAACAATCAATCAATATTTCGCACGTGCAAGAGCTTTGCTTCAGTTTCATTAAAAGTGCAACAGATTTGTTTCAGCGAAACAATCAATCGTCCTCACTGAAGCACGTTTTATGAGTGGTGAAATTCCTCTTAACTTCAGTCGTGGTCGAATGCCCTGAGAGGTGATGAGGAATGAAGACGATGCTGAAAGGACAGGTTTACTTCCCGATCAGAAACATCGTTGCATTAACTTTTATCATCTCATCATCAGGGTGTTCTGGTGAGAATAACTAAGAATGCTTTATGGACAAATACTGTCTTAAAACAATGTGGTGGCCACCAAATTTATAACACTACGGATTCCAGAACTCACAATACTTTTGATTGTCAAATCTAGaatcctgggcccagttgttcaaagtccgagtaagctaatcctggattagtgcaAATTTTGACTGTTATTTAtctaccgttaaaggaggattctTGACACGATtgaggtttaaggaaaagaaatttgtaatttataaccttattggggcTCAATTTTGCGgtaaatcctcctttaacggtaaataaaaagcaatgaaaatttacgctaacctaggattagcttaatctgGGCCCGCCTGGTCTTTAGGATCCAGAATTGAGCTCTCGGATTCTGGAATACTGTGAAAATCTTGAATCCCAGGACATGTGGGACCTAGAATCCACTCGGGTAATACAAAATCCACGACGCTGAGAAGGGAATCCAAGATTGCCTTTGTAGCACGTTGGAAGAGGTGATACATGCCTTTCCACGATTCTTGCAAATCCACATTTTATTTCACAGGTCTTCTCCGTGTTACTTTTAATTCTTCTCATTACACATTTCATGAGAATTCAACCGAGGGTCGAGATTGGGAAGAGAGCAGATGGTTGTGTCAAAATTCGTCTGAAGGAGACCTTGTGTCTATTGAAGAGGAAAAGGAACAGATCTTCGTGGAAAGTATTATCAAAAATCGCAAAGCAGTaaaatatttcattggcttaaaAAAAGAACAACTCTCTGGGAAATGGAGATGGTTGGCAAATGGAAAACCAGTCGATGCATCCCGAGGAAGTCACCCGTGGGCTCCAGGTGAACCCAGTGGGGGATCTCACGAAAAATGCACAATCATTTACGGTAATTATAGGACATATTTGGGCCAGTTTGATGACCTGCCTTGCAGACAACGCGGAAAGTACGCTGGGTATATTTGTGAAAGGGCTGTGTCGTGTACACAAGATGAAAAAGGTAGGAGCTTGTGAGTAAAATAATaagtttcaaaaaacaatttgGTTATAAATGGTCCAGAACACTCCCTCTATATTCTTATAGTCAATAAATTATCGAACTTACGGCATTATCAGGAACGGATCCAGAATATAGTGAAAGAGGAACAGGGGAGCCAAAAAATTGGCCCTACTCCTCCCCTACCACAGAAGTCAAATTGACTAAGCCAAGATTCTAAAAACTAAAGCATTGATGACAACTGAAATCGAAGGGAAAAGTGACTTGGTAAATGAGCCTTAGAAAGGAAAGCAGAAAAGAATCGCCATTTAATGTAAATAGCTAATCGTCCTAAAGTTAATTCATTGATTCAGCGGCCTTATCTTTGAGTTATCATTGATGTGGTTGTTTTGTTTATactttgtttatttgttgtgcttgttattgttgttaGAGGCAATCTTAACAAATGTGAAGTTAATTTCCAGGGGACAATTGCAACAAAAGACGTTAACCTAAGGCAATGGCCATTAAATCATCTTTCTATAAAGTTGGTGAATACAGGAACGGTTACCCCTatcatatttttttcactctctGTAATGCCTCATTCTGTGTCAATAGGCCTTAagttattaaaaaaagaaactttcacGTGTCcaaaaaagtcacaaaaaaCTAAGATGCACACTCTAATGCATACTACAGAGTTGACGACAGCTTCTACGGACGCAAAGAGGCAACCTACCACGCAGTCATCACCCGTTAGTTCCACCACACAGTCAGAGACAACTGACAACGAACACAGAGCCAGAGAAATAAGTTCTTTGATCGATCACAGTCAATAATGATACGGCAGATGAAGGACATTACATGGCCGTGAACATGTCTGCTAAAAGGTATCTTCGATGAAGGTGTGATGAAGTTCGCGTCTCCAAGTAGCTTTACCATTTGTTAGATTATAACGGAGCTCTCGCGCACGAAGCGCGCGCAGTGGAGCACCCTGGGTAAGAAAATGTGATAAACTACCCATCCGAGAAAAATTGTCAATCACGTGACCGTACACAGACAGCCCGCTCGCTCAACCGTTTGCACTACAGGCataccaacgcaaaatttcggGCAGTCTGTGGTGAGGGCTCtttggcgcgaaaacgaatggcaacccgGGTTTTGTGAAGCATACACAACTTAGAAGTTCAgggaagtcaactcagaacGAAAAGAAATATAGTAAACCTTATCTAACTACGTTGTACTTTCTTCGTTGTTCTCTTTGACTTCTCTTCTTCCTTTGTCGGGAGGAGGGTGTGGCTACACGTAGGCTAGACTACACCCCGAtatagcctgattctcagacggtccacgtcgctcgcggtcacacactctctcccttccccgtctgatggacttcatacaaggtcatgttcgtgatgtcatgacgcccttgttctttccaccaatcagatcgaatgtaacatattctcggaaatcaggaattttaggaATGTAAACTACGCTGAATCAAAATGGGAGATCTGAGGGGATTCCAAGGTGCTGTTCAAAAAGCTTGCCACGTCTTTGGTGTGGAGAAACTACTCCCCGAACAGGAAAATGCTCTTTAAGCTTTCATATCAAGAGGGGATGTTTTGCTAAACTTGCCAACGGGATTCGGGAAGTCATTGGTGTTTCAGATCGCTCCCTTAGTTCACGCCGAACTTTCGAAGTTTAATCACAGATTTACTGCGAATCcgataattattgtcatttcaCCGCTCGCAAGCCTGATGGAAGACCAGACAATTTTCCTTCGGAATTTGAACATCAAAGCTGGTTCTATAGGAGACGACAAGTCCGTAAATGTTAAGATCGAGAAAGGAGAGAGCAGCATCGTTTTTTCTTCGCCGGAGTCTTTACTTAGAAATGGCCGCTGGCGAAATATGTTGTCATCTGACACATACAAGGAAAATTTAATAGGAATTGTTGTGGATGAAGCACACTGTATTAGCCATTGGTAAGCAGATTCATTGTTTCTCTGTTGTGACTTTCTTCGGTAATATCCGATATAAAACACTTTTGCGAAGTGATAAATCCTGTAatcttgtgtttgtttgttgaaCAATAATATACCTGGTGTCGGTTCCTGAAAGCTGTACTCTACTCAGTGATTCAGCACAAATTAAACAATGAATTAAATGGGCTTCAGATGAGATCGCTTTCTTTGGAGTAGAAGTTATCATGTTAAAGTATGAGGAAAATCGAGCTTAGCGTATCAAGAAATGTGGATCAATTTTGAAATCTCGCTCGTAAATGCCAGTTTTGTCCATTTCTTAGGAGCCTTGCTATTGGCTCCTaaagaacaagggcgtcatgacgtcacgaacatgaccttgaatgaagtccatcagacggggaagggagagagtgcgtgaccgcgagcgacctggaccgtctgagaatcagtcTACACCCCGATACCGAGTGGGGGGGTATCAGTATTTAAAACGAGGTTATATCGTATTGTGTATCAGTGTGAAGAAAAGGATCTCCtcctcatcatcattattatcgttattattgttgtaatgACATctggagctccgcttttaggcttggctaaatctatatattataaACAATAAGCTGTTTTAATTCAATTTTTCTGTATTCGCATAACAACGTGTCACAATTGAATAATAGAAAATTAGAAAAAGTATTAAGACTAAGTGACCGTTGATCATGAACCAAGTGAAACTTCTTCCCCGTTTACATCCTTTTATCTATTGCTTTTTTGCTTGGTCCGTATCTTCGATTCCGTTTCGCAATATTACAGCGGGCTAAACCAGAACACCTGCCGCAAAATGAGCAATTATATGTCGAATAGCTTTTAAGAACTTGCGGCGAATTTTGGTGTATACAGGGACGATTTCCAGTAAAGAATTAATTGAAGGCAAAACTGTCAGCTCTTCAATAATATCGCAAGGTCAGGCCAGTGTCGTGTGTCAAGACAGTTTTGTTGTATTTAGATCATAAGTGGTTGAAAAATGGAATTTGGCCCTTGATTCagttcaaaagcaacaacattgattttaatcaaaacaagacgcctaggggcgtttccgtgggatgcattggtctacgaattgcttcccaaggtcaggatgagtgacaaattgagcagtcacagcaaactagtatgattagtcaagaggactgggcaaataaatctcggtataatttcggtataacttcttcaaagaagtctctgaacaggaaataatagtaacattgacaaaaacaagaactttaatggtagtgctccaagctgaacttacttcaaaattaccttttaatagcaactctaataatgccatgactATTTGGACTTACATATAACTTatgtaacactgctctaaagaaacaatctcctgCACCACCATACCACCAGCATCGAGTGCTATCATTCCAAAAtgatgtaacctcagttccaaaatgtttattgcaggaggtcttacactacatcttttttctcatacgttgatagacctgggttcaactccacatcaacagatggatctcactgttgatcctgtttatcggcgactgtataaattttctcaaattgactccgttcggctccgatgcacaatgtcatcaaatgtcgacgagcgaagacattgacctAAAACTTCGTCAAATATCCAACACCTAAAGCTTCGACaagatatcgaacacgtttcattagagcgatttcaaagggattatgaaagctgagagaagtaataacggcttcgtataattttttaacaccaagcactaacctaaaacagtgtagatatccacgcaaacgtgcagcttcgtattatttttgatcaatacgcacttcgctaaAAGTGTGgatagtctatccacgcaaaggtgcagagaaaataggaacattacgtgccaatgacgtaatgcaatgtgcgacactcaacacaaatcaaacataaatcgatagacgaatcgataaacatttcatgcaatcttattggtctgctttgcaatttgcgcctacaaatctacccgtttttactgtggcatgccacaggcatcccacggaataAAGAATACGAAacgaatttctccaaaaaagTTGAAATCGTTGGTAAATTTTTTGGTAAAAGAAACTTGGGGttggttttttttccattgattttagAGCATTTTCATCCTAAAAATTCCGCTCAATTTGCTTGACACTGTCTCTTTGGGCATGATAAAATATGGTGATAtttcttttgcttcaaccaatgTATATCATATCTAATAATTAAAATCTCaaaaatttcaataatttccCGTAACTTCACATAGTGGAAGTTTTATTGGATGGGCAAGTAAGTCTGCGATGAACAGGGGAAACGAAATTTAAATTTGGAACTGTGAATGAAGTAAAAGGTTTGAAGTGATGGCCGTAGTTTTGGAAAGCTTCTTAAGCAATGGTGAAAGAAGACCTGGAAATCTTCAGACCTGAACGATTCTTGAACCTTTATATCCTTAACACCGGTCTCGTGTTGTATCAATTGAGCTGTCAGGCCAACTGGTAGCTGGTACCGGTCATTCAGCGAGTTCATGATGACCCGTGGAGGGTGGAAGGCGATGCTTAATGTGTATGAATTTCACAAACGTTTTGCACTGCCGAGTGAAGCACAAGATTTAACTTGACCATGGCAGCCTTTGAACGCTTCTAAGCAGATGCAAACTGAGAAGGCCTGAAAATTTCTAGCGTGAACAGGATTTTGAATGCTAACGGGCGCCGTCCTCCAACAGTTCAGCCCTGAGGCCAAATGGGAGCTGATCACTAG
This genomic stretch from Acropora muricata isolate sample 2 chromosome 5, ASM3666990v1, whole genome shotgun sequence harbors:
- the LOC136917580 gene encoding uncharacterized protein isoform X1, producing the protein MLKRHVYSLIRNMVVLTLIISRCSGLLRVTFNSSNYTFHENPTKGRDWEESRWLCQNSSEGDLVSIEQENERIFVEGIIKNLTAVKYFIGLKKEQVSGKWKWLTNRKPVDASTKGSHPWAPGEPSGGSDKKCATIYGIYRTHLGRFDDLPCFERTKEAGYICERAVSCIKDEKAESTTAYKDVKRQSTTQRSTVRSTTRSKMTSTQTQGVSDTSHNKAPSGTVLTQTSSVESRTKPTAKTTPQDPEQDGSHPEDSSGTAVTRTTASESTAQRTTMTATQGQGPNPTRKTEAAEIATIATATTYLERPDESSRLITIIISVLAFAILGIGIALWFFLVYQPRKNGSKSKIQRDHRQNNSTQLRREGELWPAEEGMDDYESLPEVQKQDTCVNIEEEDRGSFLNLPQSSTKRREDVFIKKQFSVDGSNAPLNISATTKTSKKNNTLKDFAKKDTPEKHHVYAVVHIHPKEDKAAFHLDPVMQNLDECTSQLTVDEEKCKASVGLSSPELEKELTRNKETIVKQNASGQDQCNDCVYAIVDKTKKKRQPPKKPAPYHDLLYADLSHSPKKSDNRRIQQESIATVYTDINHITSGAMTDSRLQQENEV
- the LOC136917580 gene encoding uncharacterized protein isoform X2 — its product is MLKRHVYSLIRNMVVLTLIISRCSGLLRVTFNSSNYTFHENPTKGRDWEESRWLCQNSSEGDLVSIEQENERIFVEGIIKNLTAVKYFIGLKKEQVSGKWKWLTNRKPVDASTKGSHPWAPGEPSGGSDKKCATIYGIYRTHLGRFDDLPCFERTKEAGYICERAVSCIKDEKESTTAYKDVKRQSTTQRSTVRSTTRSKMTSTQTQGVSDTSHNKAPSGTVLTQTSSVESRTKPTAKTTPQDPEQDGSHPEDSSGTAVTRTTASESTAQRTTMTATQGQGPNPTRKTEAAEIATIATATTYLERPDESSRLITIIISVLAFAILGIGIALWFFLVYQPRKNGSKSKIQRDHRQNNSTQLRREGELWPAEEGMDDYESLPEVQKQDTCVNIEEEDRGSFLNLPQSSTKRREDVFIKKQFSVDGSNAPLNISATTKTSKKNNTLKDFAKKDTPEKHHVYAVVHIHPKEDKAAFHLDPVMQNLDECTSQLTVDEEKCKASVGLSSPELEKELTRNKETIVKQNASGQDQCNDCVYAIVDKTKKKRQPPKKPAPYHDLLYADLSHSPKKSDNRRIQQESIATVYTDINHITSGAMTDSRLQQENEV
- the LOC136917538 gene encoding C-type lectin domain family 4 member D-like — translated: MKTMLKGQVYFPIRNIVALTFIISSSGCSGLLRVTFNSSHYTFHENSTEGRDWEESRWLCQNSSEGDLVSIEEEKEQIFVESIIKNRKAVKYFIGLKKEQLSGKWRWLANGKPVDASRGSHPWAPGEPSGGSHEKCTIIYGNYRTYLGQFDDLPCRQRGKYAGYICERAVSCTQDEKDKCQGICMHHYPVSTSTTRPLATNTLRSSSTTSVSTKENQLTGWFKGTNACS